A DNA window from Trypanosoma brucei brucei TREU927 chromosome 11 chr11_scaffold01 genomic scaffold, whole genome shotgun sequence contains the following coding sequences:
- a CDS encoding protein phosphatase 2C, putative (similar to Protein phosphatase 2C homolog 2 (EC 3.1.3.16) (PP2C-2). (Swiss-Prot:P39966) (Saccharomyces cerevisiae;)): protein MKGAMPPRQPPVRPCVVPRASIARAFAAFAVSIVASYLVGTKMGPITVIITLALFLFGSFNLLRHALNLVVVNANEANYNNMLRRADLMQHPSNQKFSDCGENAWVSFGFSCMQGWRRAMEDDHVTLLTCDGGFFGVFDGHSGANVAKFCGGNIFGFISQTEAYKNGNYSRAIYDGFMTIDKHIYSNFKDEKSGCTAVVLFVKGDNLYCGNAGDSRSVLCSDGEPVPLSTDHKPFLPTEQTRIERAGGYVWNRRVNGALALSRAIGDFSFKSNTLVPWDQQAVTSAPEVHRTLLDRTRDEFAVVACDGIWDVLSNEQVVRFVRLRIQRQVPLDKIAEELLDHCLSPHPFGVGCDNMSVVIVKFKQSPPVSPEEEFNVPAADVAESPEQLPLLSPASDGGGRDFREENRRVGSNVTETNSLLVAEDGEES, encoded by the coding sequence ATGAAAGGCGCGATGCCTCCCCGGCAGCCGCCCGTACGTCCTTGCGTCGTGCCAAGAGCGTCTATCGCTCGCGCTTTTGCGGCGTTTGCTGTTTCAATAGTCGCTAGTTATTTGGTCGGGACCAAAATGGGGCCCATCACAGTTATAATTACCCTGGCGCTGTTCTTGTTCGGCTCGTTTAACTTACTGCGACATGCACTGAACCTCGTGGTCGTCAACGCTAATGAGgcaaattataataatatgcTACGTCGTGCGGACTTGATGCAGCATCCTAGTAATCAGAAATTCTCAGATTGTGGAGAGAATGCGTGGGTTTCCTTCGGGTTTAGCTGCATGCAGGGCTGGCGTCGGGCTATGGAGGATGATCATGTTACTCTCCTGACCTGTGACGGTGGCTTTTTCGGTGTGTTTGACGGCCACAGTGGGGCGAATGTGGCGAAGTTTTGTGGTGGCAATATATTCGGGTTCATATCGCAAACTGAGGCATATAAAAATGGAAACTACTCTAGGGCTATCTACGACGGATTTATGACCATAGATAAGCACATCTATTCAAATTTTAAGGATGAAAAGAGTGGTTGTACAGCGGTTGTTCTCTTTGTTAAGGGTGACAATCTCTACTGCGGCAATGCTGGGGACAGCCGATCGGTACTCTGTAGCGATGGGGAACCGGTGCCTCTCAGCACAGACCACAAGCCCTTTCTTCCTACGGAACAGACCCGCATTGAACGTGCTGGCGGCTATGTGTGGAACCGCCGTGTGAATGGAGCGTTGGCTCTTAGCAGGGCTATCGGTGACTTCAGTTTCAAGTCAAATACTCTGGTGCCGTGGGATCAACAGGCTGTTACGAGTGCTCCGGAGGTTCATCGCACTCTTTTGGACCGCACACGCGATGAATTCGCGGTTGTCGCTTGCGATGGGATATGGGATGTGTTGAGCAACGAACAAGTGGTGCGGTTTGTGCGTCTCCGCATCCAGCGTCAGGTCCCCTTGGACAAAATAGCCGAGGAATTGCTGGATCACTGCCTTTCCCCCCATCCCTTTGGTGTTGGATGCGACAACATGTCTGTTGTCATTGTTAAATTTAAGCAATCGCCTCCTGTTTCTCCAGAAGAGGAATTTAATGTCCCAGCTGCTGACGTAGCAGAGTCCCCTGAACAATTACCTCTACTGAGCCCTGCATCTGACGGAGGCGGTAGAGATTTCCGGGAGGAAAACAGACGAGTTGGAAGTAATGTTACAGAGACTAACTCACTATTAGTAGCAGAAGATGGGGAGGAGAGTTGA
- a CDS encoding coatomer subunit epsilon produces the protein MADPFYDARNALALGNYHQAVAEASGTKTDARKAEDIAAFHAEKEVLLALAQTGLGQGDAVVAQLKAATCPILVAVREWAVFCSAMKNLSGDIQSDPVICMQLKKLTEAAEVIDPARTQIAVLAAAALLAVGDNAGALKLSKEWLNDQRHSRENSLLRLHMELRVIVVEALLRMGRTEMARSEVKAMEQADEESMLTVLCSGITNLYEGIKTKEAYQTALRRFKELTMSCGQSVLASNLTALAQIQLGEYTEAERTLLDVLAMKSGDSDTTANLAVISAHSGKGLDSTGLYTRQAVATSGPWSRSFSAASAALDAAIEEFTASA, from the coding sequence ATGGCGGATCCATTTTACGATGCACGCAATGCTCTCGCCCTCGGAAATTATCATCAGGCCGTAGCTGAAGCGAGCGGAACGAAAACAGATGCCCGCAAGGCCGAAGATATTGCTGCGTTTCACGCTGAGAAAGAAGTATTGCTTGCACTCGCTCAGACGGGATTAGGTCAAGGTGATGCTGTGGTTGCACAACTCAAGGCTGCAACGTGCCCAATATTGGTGGCGGTACGTGAGTGGGCAGTATTCTGCTCCGCTATGAAAAATCTATCAGGAGATATTCAATCCGATCCAGTCATTTGCATGCAGCTGAAGAAACTAACTGAAGCCGCTGAAGTGATTGATCCTGCGCGGACACAAATTGCTGTGCTTGCCGCCGCTGCTCTCCTCGCTGTAGGTGACAATGCAGGCGCTCTTAAGTTGTCGAAGGAGTGGTTGAACGACCAGAGACATTCACGGGAAAACAGTTTGTTAAGGTTACATATGGAACTACGCGTAATCGTTGTGGAGGCGTTGCTGAGGATGGGACGCACAGAGATGGCGCGGAGCGAAGTAAAGGCCATGGAGCAAGCGGATGAGGAATCTATGCTAACGGTGTTGTGCTCTGGTATAACGAACCTTTACGAGGgtatcaaaacaaaagaagctTATCAAACGGCCCTGCGACGATTCAAGGAACTCACGATGTCATGCGGTCAGAGTGTTCTCGCAAGCAATCTCACAGCGCTTGCACAGATACAGCTAGGGGAATATACCGAAGCGGAGCGTACCCTTCTTGATGTATTGGCCATGAAGTCTGGTGACTCGGACACAACAGCTAACTTGGCGGTGATTTCAGCTCACTCTGGAAAGGGATTAGACTCTACGGGTCTCTATACACGACAGGCGGTTGCGACATCGGGACCGTGGAGTCGTTCATTCAGCGCCGCAAGTGCGGCATTAGACGCGGCTATTGAAGAATTTACGGCATCTGCATAG